A single Anopheles maculipalpis chromosome 3RL, idAnoMacuDA_375_x, whole genome shotgun sequence DNA region contains:
- the LOC126565909 gene encoding actin-related protein 2/3 complex subunit 5-C, with amino-acid sequence MAKNTSSSAFRKIDVDQYNEDNFKEDDADQASSGMIVPDEAEINSLLNQGRNIDALKTVLQNAPLMCKNQQVKDNALSLTLRVLLSIKSSQIDAAIESLDDPELCDVLMKYIYRGFEIPSEGSSGHLLTWHEKVFAKGGVGSIVRVLSDSARA; translated from the exons ATGGCCAAAAATACGTCCAGCTCTGCGTTCCGAAAGATCGATGTCGACCAGTACAACGAGGACAACTTTAAAGAGGATGACGCGGACCAGGCCTCCAGTGGAATGATTGTGCCGGATGAGGCGGAAATTAATTCGCTACTGAATCA GGGTCGCAATATCGATGCACTCAAAACCGTCCTTCAGAATGCACCGCTAATGTGCAAAAACCAGCAAGTAAAAGATAATGCACTCAGCCTCACGTTGCGCGTTCTACTGTCGATCAAATCGTCCCAAATCGATGCGGCCATCGAATCGCTCGACGATCCGGAATTGTGCGACGTGCTGATGAAGTACATCTATCGCGGGTTCGAAATTCCCTCGGAAGGTTCGAGTGGTCATCTGCTTACCTGGCACGAGAAGGTGTTCGCCAAGGGAGGCGTAGGCAGTATCGTGCGGGTGCTTTCGGACAGTGCCCGTGCCTAA
- the LOC126565621 gene encoding pupal cuticle protein C1B-like: MFAKVIIFVAIAVACAAGKPLTAAVVAAPAVVTAQSSQVIARNYNGVAAAYTAPAVVSAAYTAPVAAAYTAPVAAAYTAPVASAYTAYSSPVAAAYTTAPVAAAYSAPLAAAYTASPYASYYPYVL, translated from the coding sequence atgttCGCCAAAGTGATCATCTTCGTAGCGATTGCCGTTGCCTGCGCCGCCGGTAAGCCTCTGACGGCAGCTGTCGTGGCTGCACCGGCCGTCGTGACCGCCCAGAGCTCGCAGGTTATTGCCAGAAACTACAACGGTGTGGCCGCTGCATACACTGCACCGGCGGTTGTCTCGGCCGCTTACACTGCTCCAGTGGCCGCTGCCTACACTGCTCCGGTGGCTGCTGCCTATACTGCTCCAGTTGCCTCTGCCTACACCGCCTACAGCTCGCCAGTTGCTGCCGCTTACACTACGGCTCCGGTGGCCGCTGCCTACAGTGCTCCGCTTGCCGCTGCCTACACCGCATCCCCGTATGCTTCCTACTACCCTTACGTGCTGTAA
- the LOC126565674 gene encoding ATPase inhibitor mai-2, mitochondrial-like, giving the protein MQSLRKTTAWMIPSGMRIARMSAGEMGSGAGKGGGGGGSIREAGGSFGKMEVAHEEEYFYKQRQEQLAKLKKQAINQEDFHSESIKHHEEAIARHKKAIEQLKKN; this is encoded by the exons ATGCAATCTCTCCGTAAAACTACAGCCTGGATGATTCCCAGCGGCATGAG AATCGCTCGCATGAGTGCCGGTGAGATGGGTAGTGGTGCCGGTAAGGgaggcggtggcggtggatcGATCCGTGAAGCCGGCGGTTCCTTCGGTAAAATGGAGGTTGCTCATGAGGAAGAGTATTTCTACAAACAG CGCCAGGAACAGCTCGCTAAACTGAAAAAGCAAGCCATTAATCAGGAAGATTTCCACTCGGAATCGATCAAACACCACGAAGAAGCCATCGCACGGCATAAGAAAGCGATCGAACAGCTgaagaaaaactaa
- the LOC126564181 gene encoding dynamin-1-like protein, giving the protein MEALIPVVNKLQDVFNTVGSDAIQLPQIVVLGSQSSGKSSVIESLVGRTFLPRGTGIVTRRPLVLQLVYTPLDDREHRSAEHGTVAVEEWGRFLHIKNKVFTDFNDIREEIENETDRMAGANKGICPEPINLKIYSTKVVNLTLVDLPGITKVPVGDQPEDIEAQIKDLVLKYIENPNSIILAVTAANTDMATSEALKMAKDVDPDGRRTLAVLTKLDLMDAGTDAIDILCGRVIPVKLGIIGVMNRSQQDILDKKVIEDQLRDEAAYLQRKYPTLATRNGTPYLAKTLNRLLMHHIRDCLPDLKTRVNVMASQFQSLLNSYGEDVTDKSQCLLQIITKFASAYCSTIEGTSRNIETTELCGGARICYIFHETFGKTLDSIHPLTGLTKMDILTAIRNATGPRPALFVPEVSFELLVKRQIRRLEDPSLRCVELIHEEMQRIIQHCGTEVQQEMLRFPKLHEKIVDVVTQLLRRRLPTTNSMVENLVQIELAYINTKHPDFHKDAALVPSLIKTDSQDQWAGHQPGNPPSRRPGSNRQLALVDKTGMLNLNHDANQLQQQQQQQQQQQNHAAEQPGGWLGSILPPNMEAMIGASGGHQMGGPGSESGNSTASNTPTHGVLSPTKPVNLLPDVPMNHSSRKLTDKEQKDCDVIERLIKSYFYIVRKSIQDSVPKAIMHFLVNFVKDNLQSELVTHLYKSDSANELLNESDHISIRRKEASDMLRALTRANHIISEIRETHMW; this is encoded by the exons atggaaGCCCTCATTCCGGTAGTGAATAAGCTGCAGGATGTTTTCAACACCGTAGGCTCAGATGCGATCCAGTTGCCACAGATTGTCGTCCTAGGTAGTCAG AGCTCGGGCAAAAGTTCGGTCATCGAAAGTTTGGTCGGCCGAACGTTTCTTCCGCGTGGTACCGGCATCGTAACGCGTCGCCCACTGGTTCTGCAGCTCGTCTACACACCGCTCGATGACCGTGAGCACCGTTCGGCGGAACATGGTACGGTGGCGGTGGAGGAGTGGGGCCGTTTCCTGCACATCAAAAACAAAGTGTTTACCGATTTCAACGACATACGGGAGGAGATTGAGAATGAAACGGATCGGATGGCGGGTGCCAACAAGGGCATCTGTCCGGAACCGATCAATCTGAAGATCTACTCGACGAAGGTGGTAAATTTGACATTGGTCGATTTGCCGGGCATTACGAAGGTACCGGTCGGTGATCAGCCGGAGGATATTGAGGCACAGATCAAGGATCTGGTGCTGAAGTACATTGAGAATCCGAACTCAATCATACTGGCGGTGACGGCGGCCAACACCGATATGGCAACGAGCGAAGCGCTCAAGATGGCGAAAGACGTTGATCCGGACGGTCGGCGTACGTTGGCGGTGCTGACGAAGCTGGATCTGATGGACGCAGGGACGGATGCAATCGACATTCTGTGCGGACGCGTTATCCCGGTGAAGTTGGGCATTATCGGTGTGATGAACCGTTCCCAGCAGGATATACTGGATAAGAAAGTGATAGAGGATCAGCTGCGGGATGAGGCGGCATATCTGCAGCGAAAGTATCCGACACTTGCGACACGCAACGGTACACCGTATCTGGCAAAAACGCTTAACCGTTTGCTGATGCATCACATCCGCGACTGTCTGCCGGATCTCAAGACGCGTGTCAACGTGATGGCATCCCAGTTTCAATCGTTGCTAAATTCGTACGGTGAAGATGTTACCGACAAGAGTCAGTGCTTGCTGCAGATCATTACGAAGTTTGCATCGGCCTACTGCTCCACGATCGAGGGTACATCGCGCAACATTGAAACGACCGAACTGTGCGGTGGAGCGAGGATATGTTACATTTTTCACGAAACGTTCGGCAAAACGCTTGACTCCATTCACCCACTAACGGGATTGACCAAGATGGACATACTGACGGCGATCCGCAATGCAACCGGTCCACGGCCGGCACTGTTTGTGCCCGAGGTAAGCTTCGAGCTGTTGGTGAAGCGTCAAATACGTCGTCTCGAAGATCCGTCCCTTCGGTGCGTGGAACTGATCCACGAGGAGATGCAACGCATCATACAACACTGCGGTACGGAAGTCCAGCAGGAGATGTTACGCTTTCCGAAGTTGCACGAAAAAATTGTTGATGTGGTGACGCAGCTGCTGCGTCGACGGTTgcccaccaccaacagcatGGTGGAGAATCTGGTGCAAATTGAGCTGGCATACATCAACACCAAGCATCCAGACTTTCACAAGGATGCGGCACTGGTACCGAGCCTAATTAAAACGGACTCACAGGATCAGTGGGCGGGACATCAGCCGGGTAATCCACCTAGTCGGCGACCGGGCTCGAACAGACAGCTGGCACTGGTGGATAAGACTGGCATGCTGAACTTAAATCACGATGCAAACCAgctacaacagcagcaacagcagcagcagcagcagcaaaatcaTGCTGCAGAACAACCGGGTGGATGGTTGGGTAGCATTTTGCCACCGAACATGGAAGCCATGATTGGGGCCAGCGGGGGCCATCAGATGGGTGGACCGGGCAGTGAAAGTGGCAACAGTACGGCCAGCAACACCCCAACACACGGTGTGCTTAGCCCAACCAAACCAGTCAATCTGCTGCCGGACGTCCCGATGAACCATTCGTCCCGCAAGCTAACCGACAAGGAGCAGAAAGATTGCGATGTTATTG AGCGCTTGATCAAATCGTACTTCTACATCGTGCGGAAATCGATCCAAGATTCCGTGCCGAAGGCCATCATGCATTTCTTAGTCAACTTCGTCAAGGACAACCTGCAGTCGGAGCTGGTAACGCATCTGTACAAGTCCGACTCGGCCAACGAGCTGCTGAACGAGTCGGATCACATCTCCATCCGGCGCAAGGAAGCGAGCGATATGTTGAGG gCACTGACCCGCGCCAATCACATCATAAGCGAAATCCGAGAGACACACATGTGGTAA
- the LOC126565927 gene encoding nucleolar transcription factor 1-like: protein MRKRSLSVAYERAPKMEQISKKFEGVLSEHENESESEEENDELDVGDTATDWPAADYKKLVEQLRTVLPRKDQRRYLNGLKKVDWDRVAFDGHSPEEIRAVTKKVLSKIRKHRTLAEMVEDIPQYVDKMLSSGKPKNPPSAYNLFVKEKFSNFRKKNSDLATSEVFKIVSQEFAALSQKKKQKYEAMAMQAKEAHKLQLEQYYKDNPDALQSKKSPKTPKERNRNTKKIPKTITPFALFKLDSKKVNAEITTTELRVLWNDLELKKKIKYIQLAFKTQTENIGNSLKLTKEEQRLLEQASGKPGMFPGSTSEYYLKHHAQHNPALTVHAWRKEKLREYKQLSKLRKLELEIEYRQAKQEYVNKYEAYIESIADETKRQAEIDLLRSFIQTKMDKHDRQHCEGRSFMSILNSSRDENDIMAYPIAESTILVSESKKAKRKTSKSAAQPKAEPEPEMTKKPLKSILKSTAAVTAVPKSTVQEFAVPEVLSSPKKKRKQSLSDHESDSSSTAEKKSKLSITLPHNEETDKKKSGAKQNGTKALPNEPIRPPTNTLQFYKENYYLGKPEQCEESFKKLSETRKAVIKQEMRAAHSKYFKQLQKFLKSVPQKNIELYLKKLKQAERDSNKGEESSSEEDESGNVSVAKGTPKQEPPETSSSSSSEDEDDAPEKNQNGQNKAEDDTEEDDDGCSSSDA, encoded by the exons ATGAGGAAACGTTCGCTATCCGTCGCTTACGAGCGTGCTCCAAAGATGGAACAAATATCGAAAAAGTTCGAAGGAG TACTCTCCGAGCACGAGAATGAAAGTGAATCGGAGGAAGAAAATGATGAATTGGACGTCGGCGATACCGCCACCGATTGGCCTGCGGCCGATTACAAGAAGCTTGTTGAGCAGCTGCGAACGGTACTGCCGCGTAAGGACCAAAGAAGATACCTTAACGGACTGAAGAAAGTCGACTGGGATCGGGTTGCATTTGACGGTCATAGCCCAGAGGAGATAAGAGCAGTTACGAAGAAGGTGCTTAGCAAAATACGCAAACATCGTACCCTTGCCGAGATGGTGGAGGATATACCGCAGTATGTAGACAAAATGCTGTCATCTGGAAAACCGAAAAATCCTCCCTCGGCGTATAATTTATTCGTCAAGGAGAAGTTTTCCAActttagaaagaaaaactctgATCTAGCTACC AGTGAGGTGTTTAAAATCGTTAGCCAAGAGTTTGCCGCGTTATcgcagaaaaagaagcaaaagtacGAAGCGATGGCAATGCAAGCGAAGGAAGCCCATAAACTTCAGCTGGAACAGTACTA CAAAGATAACCCGGACGCGTTGCAATCCAAGAAGTCCCCCAAAACTCCAAAAGAAAGGAACCGAAACACGAAGAAGATCCCTAAGACGATAACGCCATTTGCATTGTTTAAGCTGGATTCGAAAAAAGTTAATGCAGaaatcaccaccaccgagCTGCGTGTCCTCTGGAACGATCTAGaactgaagaagaaaatcaaatacaTTCAGCTAGCATTCAAGACCCAGACAGAAAACATTGGTAATTCCCTAAAGCTCACCAAGGAGGAGCAACGATTGCTCGAGCAAGCTAGTGGCAAGCCGGGAATGTTTCCCGGCTCGACGAGCGAGTATTATCTCAAACATCATGCTCAGCATAATCCGGCCCTGACGGTTCATGCCTGGCGCAAGGAAAAGCTGCGCGAGTACAAACAACTGTCCAAGTTGCGAAAGTTGGAGCTAGAAATTGAGTATCGCCAGGCAAAGCAAGAGTACGTCAACAAGTATGAAGCTTACATCGAAAGCATCGCGGATGAAACGAAAAGGCAAGCGGAAATCGATCTTTTACGTTCGTTTATCCAGACGAAAATGGATAAGCACGATCGGCAGCATTGCGAAGGTCGTTCGTTTATGTCGATTCTAAATTCGTCACGGGATGAAAACGATATAATGGCTTACCCGATAGCAGAATCGACCATATTGGTGTCTGAAAGCAAGAAAGCCAAGCGTAAGACAAGTAAAAGCGCGGCCCAACCGAAAGcggaaccggaaccggaaatgACGAAGAAACCACTGAAATCGATTCTGAAAAGTACGGCCGCGGTAACGGCGGTGCCGAAAAGTACGGTACAGGAATTTGCCGTACCGGAAGTTTTGAGCTCACCGAAGAAGAAGCGAAAGCAATCCTTAAGCGACCATGAATCTGACAG TAGCAGTACTGCCGAAAAGAAGAGCAAACTATCAATCACCCTCCCGCACAATGAGGAGACGGACAAGAAGAAATCCGGTGCTAAACAAAATGGCACTAAAGCATTGCCGAATGAACCGATACGGCCGCCGAC AAACACGCTCCAGTTCTACAAAGAAAACTATTACCTTGGAAAACCGGAACAATGTGAAGAATCATTCAAAAAACTTTCAGAGACCCGTAAGGCGGTAATTAAGCAAGAAATGCGCGCAGCGCATAGTAAGTACTTCAAGCAGCTGCAAAAGTTCCTCAAATCGGTACCGCAGAAAAACATTGAATTGTATCTAAAGAAGCTGAAGCAGGCCGAACGCGACTCTAACAAGGGTGAAGAATCGTCCTCGGAGGAGGATGAGAGTGGAAATGTATCGGTAGCGAAAGGAACTCCAAAGCAGGAACCACCGGAAAcaagtagtagcagcagtagcgagGATGAGGATGACGCTCCGGAAAAGAATCAAAACGGCCAAAATAAGGCAGAAGACGACACggaggaggatgatgatggttgcagcagcagcgatgcATAA